Genomic DNA from Bacteroidota bacterium:
ATTAAATATAAATACTATAACTCTTTTAATTTTTCGCTTCTTTCACGGGAACGTCAAAACCTAAATTTCACAGTAGGTATAACGAGCCCTCAAAAAGGCGAAGGAAAAACGCTTATCGCAAGTAATCTTGCTGTCTCTTTCGCTCTGGGCTCACAAAAAAGTACAATATTGGTCGATTTAAATATTGCTAATCCGCGTTTACATAAGATATTCGGAGTTCCCCTCTCACCAGGTTTGACCGAATCTCTGAATGATAGCAATATCAGTGTTTCGAAAACAGCTATCGAAAATCTTTCGGTACTAACAGCGGGGAAAAAAGTAATTCTACACGAAAAATTATTCCCAAAAACATCAGCCGATGGAACACGACCACAACCAATTCAACCATCGCTCGGTTTAGAACAGCTTGCCTCATTCCGTGACGTCTTATATTCTCTTGAACAAAAATATGAGATCATTATCGTTGACATGCCGGCAATTAATTCTACGACAATTCCATTGTTATATACAAACCAATTACAAGGACTAATCGTTGTTGTCCAGAGCGAAAGAACTAAAAAAGAAGATATAGATAAATTATTACAGCGAGTTAATGAACGGAATGTTCTGGGATTTGTTATGAACCGGTTTTCAGATAAAGATCATAAGGGATAAAGTCAGTATGCTCTCTGTCATAGGCACATTAAGCCTAATTATGTTTGTGATAATCCTGAGTAAATTTAAAAAAGAATTACGATGGAGCGGGTACATTCAAATATTTTTTATTGCTTTACTTCAGGTTTGTATAGTCATTCTTGTGATGTACGCACTGGAAGTTCCGTTAATTAAAATCCCGAGATGACGATGGAAGAATTGTACGCTAATAAATATAATCAAAATAAAAAAAATAATTTGTTTTGGATTCTTGGAATTGTTCTAACTTCTATTGCAATATCATTCATGTATGTAATTAGCGAAGGGAGTGCTTTTACATCTGTTGCCATAATTTTGATTGCTTTGATAATTACGATCACATTCTACAGAATAGATTGGGGTTTTATTTTGTTTGTAGGAATGGTGTTGGCTTTCGACCAATTTCCACCGCGAGGCTACGGAATCACGATAATCGGCCAAGAATATTTTCAAAATTTAAAATCACTGAAATATTTTTCCAAAATCGATTTTGCTGTAATCAATCCTCTTGAATTGCACATTTTTCTGATATTAACAGTTTGGATTATTTTGATTTCTACCGGTAAAAAAGTAAATCTAATGCGTGTACCGGTTTGGCTATCGACAATTTTATTTTTTGCATGGCTTTTTTTGTCATTCATCTACGGAATGTCAACCGGAGGTAGTTTTTTGCCCGCACTCTGGGAATTAAGGGCATTATTTTACTTAGGAATTATTTTTTTTCTAACACCTCAAATTATTCAGTCAAGAGAACAAATTGTCAATCTAATTTGGGTTTGTATCGGAGCAATTGCGTTCAAAGCAGTTCAAGGTTTGATTCGTTTAGTTAGATTAGGTTTCAATTTTGGATCTCGTACAGAATTGACAAATCACGAGGACCCACTATTTTTCGTTTCATTATTAATTCTTTTATTGGGATTAATCTTATTTAAATATAACTCCAGGCAAAGACAGGTGCTATCCTGGATAAGTTTACCCCTTTTGTTTGTTTTTGTGCTTTCCCAACGACGAGCAGCCTATGCAGCGTTAGGATTTGCAATAATAACTTTTATTATACTTCTTCCAAAATTAGAACGATTAAAGTTAATAAAAATACTTATTCCTGTAGTTATATTATTTAGCATCTATACAATCAGCTTATGGAATAATGAAAGTACTTTTGCAATACCCGCACAATTAGTTAAAACAATTTTTGTCGAACCAAAATCGAAAGACGACTTACGATATTATTCAAACTTATATCGGGATTTTGAAAATTATAATTTAGCTCAAACAGTCAAGAGAGCACCTGCAATCGGAATTGGATTCGGGAATAAATACGACCAACCCGTAATGCTCACTAAAATTCCTTTCCCTTTGCAAGAATATATACCACATAACGAAATATATTGGCTGTTTGTAAAAACGGGAGCCATAGGTTTCTTTCTCTTCTGGCTTTTCATCGACTCATATATTCTTCGAGCTGCTTTTATTTTTAATCGACTAAAGGATTTATACTTCAAATCACTGTGTGCTGTTATAATCGTCGCCATTGTAGGTCAAATTGTAGTTTCCTTTTATGATTT
This window encodes:
- a CDS encoding CpsD/CapB family tyrosine-protein kinase, which gives rise to MAISDNRIEIVENPENEKNGKIIRLIKSVIVNQETSNYIDNSVIKYKYYNSFNFSLLSRERQNLNFTVGITSPQKGEGKTLIASNLAVSFALGSQKSTILVDLNIANPRLHKIFGVPLSPGLTESLNDSNISVSKTAIENLSVLTAGKKVILHEKLFPKTSADGTRPQPIQPSLGLEQLASFRDVLYSLEQKYEIIIVDMPAINSTTIPLLYTNQLQGLIVVVQSERTKKEDIDKLLQRVNERNVLGFVMNRFSDKDHKG
- a CDS encoding O-antigen ligase family protein, coding for MEELYANKYNQNKKNNLFWILGIVLTSIAISFMYVISEGSAFTSVAIILIALIITITFYRIDWGFILFVGMVLAFDQFPPRGYGITIIGQEYFQNLKSLKYFSKIDFAVINPLELHIFLILTVWIILISTGKKVNLMRVPVWLSTILFFAWLFLSFIYGMSTGGSFLPALWELRALFYLGIIFFLTPQIIQSREQIVNLIWVCIGAIAFKAVQGLIRLVRLGFNFGSRTELTNHEDPLFFVSLLILLLGLILFKYNSRQRQVLSWISLPLLFVFVLSQRRAAYAALGFAIITFIILLPKLERLKLIKILIPVVILFSIYTISLWNNESTFAIPAQLVKTIFVEPKSKDDLRYYSNLYRDFENYNLAQTVKRAPAIGIGFGNKYDQPVMLTKIPFPLQEYIPHNEIYWLFVKTGAIGFFLFWLFIDSYILRAAFIFNRLKDLYFKSLCAVIIVAIVGQIVVSFYDLQFTYYRNMVFLGMLMGLLPVIDKLDKLEHEIKTNINV